A genomic region of Leptospira mtsangambouensis contains the following coding sequences:
- a CDS encoding fumarate reductase/succinate dehydrogenase flavoprotein subunit, with protein sequence MKLDAKIPSGPLEQKWDKHKQDIKLVNPANKRKYKVIIVGTGLAGASAAATLSELGYQVSVFCFQDSPRRAHSIAAQGGINAAKNYQNDGDSVYRLFYDTVKGGDFRAREANVYRLAHESTNIIDQCVAQGVPFAREYGGTLSNRSFGGAQVSRTFYAKGQTGQQLLLGAYSALEKQISRGAVKMYPRTEMLELVLVDGHAKGIVVRDLVTGEISSHAGDAVILASGGYGNVFYLSTNAKGSNVTATYRAYKKGAGFANPCYTQIHPTCIPQAGDYQSKLTLMSESLRNDGRVWVPKKKDDLRAPHEIPEDERDYYLERKYPSYGNLAPRDISSRSAKEACDNGLGVGPKVGDKRLGVYLDFSDSIKRLGEPVVADRYDNLFQMYERITGENPYKVPMRIYPAVHYTMGGLWVDYNLMSNIPGLHVLGEANFSDHGANRLGASALMQGLADGYFVIPYTIGDYFAKEGHKNISTDRPEFKEAEARVREMTNKLLAINGKKTPDDFHRALGKIMWDQCGMARNEKGLKDALKKIPELREEFWKNVKVAGSGSELNQELEKAGRVADYLEFGELLCLDALTREESCGGHFREEHQTEDGEAKRNDDKFCHVTAWEYKGEGKAPVEHREKLEYENIHLAVRSYK encoded by the coding sequence ATGAAATTAGACGCAAAAATTCCGTCGGGTCCATTAGAACAAAAATGGGATAAACACAAACAAGACATCAAACTTGTAAACCCGGCAAACAAACGTAAGTATAAAGTCATTATCGTGGGAACAGGACTTGCAGGAGCTTCTGCTGCTGCTACACTCTCTGAACTTGGATACCAAGTTTCAGTTTTTTGTTTCCAAGATAGCCCAAGACGAGCTCACTCCATTGCTGCCCAAGGTGGTATCAATGCGGCAAAGAATTACCAAAATGATGGTGACTCCGTATATCGGTTGTTCTATGACACTGTAAAAGGTGGTGACTTCCGTGCTCGTGAAGCAAACGTTTATCGATTGGCTCATGAATCCACAAACATCATTGACCAGTGTGTGGCACAAGGAGTTCCTTTTGCCCGTGAGTATGGCGGAACCCTATCCAACCGGTCTTTTGGTGGAGCGCAAGTATCCCGTACTTTTTATGCAAAAGGACAAACTGGCCAACAGTTGTTACTTGGCGCCTACTCGGCTCTTGAAAAACAAATCTCTCGTGGTGCAGTGAAAATGTATCCAAGAACAGAGATGTTGGAACTAGTTCTTGTTGATGGTCACGCCAAAGGAATCGTAGTTCGTGATCTAGTGACTGGTGAAATTTCTTCCCACGCAGGAGATGCTGTCATTCTCGCATCCGGCGGATACGGAAACGTATTTTACCTTTCTACCAATGCAAAAGGATCAAACGTAACTGCTACTTATCGTGCCTACAAAAAAGGGGCAGGATTTGCAAACCCTTGTTATACGCAAATTCACCCTACTTGTATCCCACAAGCAGGAGACTACCAATCCAAACTAACTCTTATGTCTGAATCTCTCCGTAACGACGGACGGGTTTGGGTTCCTAAGAAAAAAGATGATCTCCGTGCTCCTCACGAAATTCCTGAAGACGAAAGAGATTATTACCTTGAAAGAAAATACCCTTCTTACGGAAACTTAGCACCTCGCGATATCTCTTCCCGCTCTGCCAAAGAAGCTTGTGACAATGGTCTTGGTGTAGGACCGAAGGTCGGTGACAAACGACTTGGTGTGTATTTAGATTTTTCTGATTCCATCAAACGATTGGGTGAACCAGTAGTAGCTGACCGTTACGACAACCTCTTCCAAATGTATGAACGTATTACGGGAGAAAACCCTTACAAAGTGCCAATGCGTATTTACCCTGCAGTTCACTATACGATGGGTGGTCTTTGGGTGGATTACAACCTCATGTCCAATATTCCTGGCCTTCACGTTCTTGGAGAAGCAAACTTCTCTGATCATGGTGCGAACCGACTCGGAGCATCTGCTCTCATGCAAGGTCTCGCTGATGGGTACTTTGTGATTCCTTATACCATTGGTGATTATTTCGCTAAAGAAGGTCATAAAAACATTTCTACAGACAGACCTGAGTTTAAAGAAGCAGAAGCCCGTGTTCGTGAGATGACTAATAAATTATTAGCAATCAACGGTAAAAAAACTCCGGATGATTTCCATAGAGCCCTTGGTAAAATTATGTGGGATCAGTGTGGTATGGCACGTAACGAAAAAGGCCTCAAAGATGCCTTGAAAAAAATTCCTGAACTGAGAGAGGAATTTTGGAAAAACGTAAAAGTTGCCGGATCTGGATCTGAGCTCAACCAAGAGTTAGAAAAAGCAGGTCGCGTTGCCGACTATTTAGAGTTTGGTGAACTACTCTGTTTAGATGCGCTCACAAGAGAGGAATCTTGCGGGGGTCACTTCCGTGAGGAACACCAAACCGAAGATGGTGAAGCAAAACGTAACGATGATAAATTCTGTCACGTAACTGCTTGGGAATATAAAGGTGAAGGAAAGGCTCCTGTAGAACACCGCGAAAAACTCGAGTATGAAAACATCCACCTAGCCGTAAGGAGCTACAAATAA
- a CDS encoding succinate dehydrogenase/fumarate reductase iron-sulfur subunit: MKLHLKVWRQKNKNDKGRMVSYEANNISEHMSFLEMLDVVNDDLIKKGDEPIAFDHDCREGICGACSMVINGVPHGPEKGTTTCQLHMRKFKDGDTIFIEPWRAKAFPVVKDLLVDRSAFDRIIQAGGYVSINTGGAPDGNALPIPKVDADLAMDAATCIGCGACVAACKNASAMLFVSAKVSHLALLPQGVVEKKERVRKMVNAMDKEGFGNCTNQYECEAACPKEISVNFITRLNREFIAS; the protein is encoded by the coding sequence ATGAAGTTACACCTTAAAGTTTGGCGACAAAAAAATAAAAACGATAAAGGTCGCATGGTGAGTTATGAAGCAAACAACATCAGCGAACATATGTCTTTTCTTGAGATGTTGGATGTTGTGAACGATGACCTAATCAAAAAAGGTGATGAGCCGATTGCTTTTGACCATGACTGCCGCGAAGGAATTTGTGGGGCATGTTCCATGGTAATCAATGGGGTTCCTCATGGTCCAGAAAAAGGGACTACCACTTGCCAATTGCATATGCGTAAGTTCAAAGATGGAGATACCATTTTTATCGAACCGTGGAGAGCCAAAGCTTTCCCTGTGGTAAAAGACCTTCTAGTGGATCGTTCTGCTTTTGATCGCATCATCCAAGCGGGTGGTTATGTATCCATCAACACGGGTGGAGCACCTGACGGAAATGCACTGCCGATTCCAAAAGTGGATGCTGACCTTGCGATGGACGCGGCAACTTGTATTGGATGTGGGGCTTGTGTAGCAGCTTGTAAAAATGCTTCGGCGATGCTTTTTGTATCCGCAAAAGTATCACATTTGGCACTCCTCCCGCAAGGTGTGGTCGAAAAGAAAGAACGTGTTCGTAAAATGGTAAATGCAATGGATAAAGAAGGATTTGGAAATTGTACAAACCAATACGAATGTGAAGCAGCTTGTCCGAAAGAAATTTCGGTGAACTTTATCACTAGACTTAACAGAGAATTTATCGCAAGCTAA
- a CDS encoding glycosyltransferase family 2 protein, which yields MNSFDRPLVSIIIPTYNRKTVVDRAIESVIKQTYPHWELHIVDDGSDDDTWKDLLSKLPGWKGKLSSFGRNHKSIQIHQTEHRGVSGARNFGMGRAEGEWIAFLDSDDEWFPEKLSKQMEFHKSHPEFFFSQTREVWNKKGNLMEPKGKYRKLSGWFLEESLDNCMVTTSSFLAHKPTLETIGGFRIELPVCEDYDLWNRILLSGHPIGLLDENLMIRYGGSDDQLSNQYQALERFRLYSLLLTKEEFRVIGKWELLEPLTKSLFQNAIQSRLKTILQGRVKRGKEIEWIQRLMTDFLSDKPISKMDLESLLDENQFEF from the coding sequence ATGAATTCTTTCGATAGACCGCTTGTTTCCATTATTATACCCACCTATAACCGAAAGACCGTCGTCGACAGAGCCATCGAATCAGTGATAAAACAAACCTATCCCCACTGGGAACTCCATATTGTCGATGATGGATCGGACGATGATACATGGAAAGACCTCCTTTCCAAACTTCCTGGTTGGAAAGGGAAGCTATCTTCCTTTGGCAGAAATCATAAATCCATCCAGATCCACCAAACAGAACATAGGGGAGTGAGTGGGGCAAGAAACTTTGGAATGGGAAGGGCAGAAGGTGAGTGGATTGCCTTTTTAGATTCGGATGACGAGTGGTTTCCCGAGAAACTTTCCAAACAAATGGAATTTCATAAATCCCATCCAGAATTTTTCTTTTCCCAAACGAGAGAGGTCTGGAACAAAAAAGGCAATTTAATGGAGCCCAAAGGAAAATACAGGAAACTCTCTGGATGGTTTTTAGAAGAGTCATTGGATAATTGTATGGTAACAACATCTAGTTTTTTGGCCCATAAACCAACCCTGGAAACCATCGGAGGATTTCGCATCGAACTACCCGTATGCGAAGATTACGATTTATGGAACCGGATTTTGTTATCTGGCCATCCCATTGGTTTACTCGACGAAAACTTAATGATCCGTTACGGTGGTAGCGATGACCAACTTTCGAATCAATACCAAGCTCTCGAAAGATTTCGTTTGTATTCGCTACTACTTACGAAAGAAGAATTCAGGGTCATTGGAAAATGGGAATTATTAGAACCACTTACAAAGTCCCTTTTCCAAAACGCCATCCAATCGAGACTTAAGACCATTCTCCAAGGTCGTGTCAAACGAGGAAAAGAAATAGAATGGATCCAACGTTTGATGACTGATTTTTTATCAGATAAACCAATTTCAAAAATGGATTTAGAATCATTGTTAGATGAGAATCAATTTGAGTTTTGA
- the lepA gene encoding translation elongation factor 4 encodes MNERQKFTRNFSIIAHVDHGKSTLADRLLEIGLVTDQRTKKDQILDSMDIERERGITIKANNASFDYHAKDGNVYHLNLIDTPGHVDFTYEVSRSLAACEGVLLIVDASQGVEAQTLANLYLAMDLNLRIIPVINKIDLPSADIDKCKLMIEESLGLNPEEAIPISAKTGLNVQEVLESICYLLPPPVGDVDAPLKALIYDSFFDTYMGVVAKVRLYDGKLRKGEMIHMMNIGRQFTVTEVGINRLSMVSCEELQAGDVGYVVAGMKKMGDAKTGDTITHANRQTAEDVKGFKDAKPMVFAGLFPINGEDFDALVDAIEKLKLNDSALTFERENSAALGFGFRVGYLGLLHMEIVQERLEREFNLALITTAPSVKFRITTTKDDVIEVDNPSKWPDPILIGKSEEPFVKATIIAPESYVGNIMSLVIEKRGIHMDTVYLSKDKLQLTYELPLAELIFEFYDKLKSYTKGYASLDYEEVGYRDSKLVRMDILVNGEPVDALSSIVHKSKAEERGRVIIEKLKDLIPRHQFMIPLQAAIGSKVVARESISALRKNVTAKCYGGDISRKKKLLEKQKEGKKRMKQIGNVEIPQEAFLSILKTGD; translated from the coding sequence GTGAACGAACGCCAAAAATTCACCCGCAATTTTTCCATCATCGCCCATGTCGACCATGGAAAATCCACTCTGGCGGATCGTTTGCTTGAGATTGGTCTAGTCACTGACCAAAGGACAAAAAAAGACCAAATTCTCGATTCCATGGACATCGAAAGAGAACGTGGGATTACCATCAAAGCGAACAATGCGTCCTTTGATTACCACGCCAAAGATGGGAACGTATACCACCTCAATTTAATTGATACCCCGGGCCACGTTGATTTTACATACGAAGTGTCCCGTTCCCTTGCTGCTTGTGAAGGGGTTTTACTCATCGTTGACGCAAGCCAAGGAGTAGAAGCTCAAACTTTGGCCAATTTATATTTAGCGATGGATTTAAATCTTCGCATAATTCCTGTTATTAACAAAATAGATCTTCCTTCTGCCGATATTGACAAATGTAAACTCATGATCGAAGAATCTTTGGGGCTCAATCCAGAAGAAGCCATTCCGATTTCTGCAAAAACAGGGCTAAATGTACAAGAAGTACTCGAATCCATTTGTTATTTATTACCTCCTCCTGTTGGGGATGTAGATGCTCCTCTCAAAGCATTAATTTATGATTCCTTCTTTGACACTTATATGGGTGTGGTTGCGAAAGTTCGTTTGTATGATGGAAAACTTCGCAAAGGCGAAATGATCCATATGATGAACATTGGCCGCCAGTTTACTGTAACGGAAGTGGGGATCAATAGACTCTCCATGGTTTCTTGCGAAGAATTACAAGCAGGTGACGTAGGTTATGTGGTCGCTGGTATGAAAAAGATGGGTGATGCCAAAACAGGGGACACCATCACCCATGCCAATCGCCAAACTGCCGAAGATGTCAAAGGATTTAAAGATGCAAAACCCATGGTATTTGCTGGTCTTTTTCCTATTAACGGGGAAGACTTTGACGCCCTTGTGGATGCCATCGAAAAATTAAAGTTAAATGATTCTGCTCTCACCTTTGAAAGAGAAAATTCAGCAGCCCTGGGGTTTGGATTTCGTGTAGGATATCTCGGTCTCCTTCATATGGAAATTGTTCAGGAAAGGCTGGAAAGGGAATTTAATTTAGCCCTTATTACCACAGCTCCGTCCGTAAAATTTCGAATCACAACAACGAAAGACGATGTGATCGAAGTGGACAACCCTAGCAAATGGCCCGATCCCATATTAATTGGGAAATCCGAAGAACCTTTTGTCAAAGCAACCATTATCGCTCCCGAATCTTATGTGGGAAATATCATGTCTCTTGTGATTGAAAAACGTGGGATCCATATGGATACGGTCTACCTTTCCAAGGACAAACTCCAACTCACCTATGAACTTCCCTTGGCGGAACTTATCTTTGAATTCTACGACAAACTCAAATCCTATACCAAAGGCTATGCATCTTTGGATTACGAAGAAGTGGGGTATCGAGATTCGAAACTTGTTCGTATGGATATCCTTGTGAATGGGGAACCGGTGGATGCCCTTTCCTCCATTGTCCACAAATCCAAAGCGGAAGAACGGGGAAGGGTCATCATTGAAAAACTAAAAGACCTGATCCCTCGCCACCAGTTTATGATTCCATTGCAAGCGGCCATTGGTTCCAAAGTAGTAGCCCGGGAAAGTATTTCTGCCCTTCGTAAAAACGTAACAGCCAAGTGTTACGGTGGAGACATTTCTCGTAAGAAAAAACTTCTAGAGAAACAAAAAGAAGGAAAGAAACGGATGAAACAAATTGGAAACGTAGAAATCCCTCAGGAAGCCTTCTTATCCATTTTAAAAACCGGGGACTAG
- the eno gene encoding phosphopyruvate hydratase: MSQKDSIRSVKAREIMDSRGNPTVEVDVTLEDGSFGRAAVPSGASTGEHEAVELRDGDKKRYSGKGVLKAVENVNSKISKSILGLSATNQLLIDGTMISLDGTANKSKLGANALLGVSMAVAKAAAAHAGLPLYRYIGGTFARELPVPMMNIINGGAHADNNIDFQEFMILPVSAPNFREALRMGAEVFHSLKSVLKGKGLNTAVGDEGGFAPNLTSNSEAIEVILTAIEKAGYKPDLDIKIGLDCAASEFYDEKKKKYILKAEKKPEKTAEELVEYYSNLVSKYPIITMEDGLDENDWTGWKKLSEKLGKKIQLVGDDLFVTNIKKLSQGINKGIGNSILIKVNQIGTLTETLSAIEMAKKAQYTAVVSHRSGETEDATISHIAVATNSGQIKTGSLSRTDRIAKYNELLRIEEELGKNATYSGVNTFYNLR; this comes from the coding sequence ATGTCCCAAAAAGATAGCATTCGTTCCGTCAAAGCCCGTGAAATTATGGATTCCAGAGGAAATCCAACCGTTGAAGTGGATGTCACACTTGAAGACGGTTCCTTTGGTCGTGCGGCGGTTCCCTCTGGTGCGTCAACTGGTGAACATGAAGCCGTAGAACTTCGTGACGGTGATAAAAAAAGATACTCCGGAAAAGGTGTACTGAAAGCCGTAGAAAATGTAAATTCTAAAATATCTAAATCCATCTTAGGCCTTTCGGCAACAAACCAACTCCTCATTGATGGAACTATGATTTCCCTAGATGGAACTGCCAACAAGTCCAAGTTAGGTGCCAATGCCCTGTTGGGTGTTTCTATGGCTGTGGCAAAAGCTGCGGCAGCACATGCAGGCCTTCCACTATATCGTTATATCGGTGGAACCTTTGCACGTGAACTTCCTGTTCCCATGATGAATATCATCAATGGTGGTGCTCACGCAGACAACAATATCGACTTCCAAGAATTTATGATTCTACCGGTGTCTGCTCCCAATTTTCGCGAAGCCCTTCGTATGGGTGCAGAAGTTTTCCATAGCCTAAAATCAGTTCTCAAAGGAAAAGGTCTCAATACCGCTGTGGGTGATGAAGGTGGATTTGCACCAAACCTAACCAGCAATAGCGAAGCCATCGAAGTCATCCTCACTGCCATTGAAAAGGCAGGATACAAACCAGATCTTGATATCAAAATTGGATTGGACTGCGCTGCGTCTGAGTTCTATGATGAGAAGAAAAAGAAATACATCCTCAAAGCGGAGAAAAAACCAGAAAAGACTGCGGAAGAACTGGTAGAATACTACTCAAATTTAGTGTCCAAGTATCCGATCATTACCATGGAAGACGGTCTGGATGAAAACGATTGGACAGGCTGGAAAAAACTTTCCGAAAAACTGGGGAAAAAGATCCAACTTGTGGGGGATGATTTGTTCGTAACCAATATCAAAAAGCTCTCCCAAGGGATAAACAAAGGGATTGGTAACTCCATTCTCATCAAAGTGAACCAAATTGGAACTCTTACAGAAACCCTGAGTGCCATTGAAATGGCAAAAAAAGCCCAGTATACAGCTGTGGTTTCCCACAGGTCTGGAGAAACGGAAGATGCAACCATTTCCCATATCGCCGTGGCAACCAATTCCGGTCAGATCAAAACAGGTTCCTTGAGTAGAACGGACCGAATTGCGAAATACAATGAACTCCTTCGGATCGAAGAAGAACTCGGTAAAAATGCGACTTACAGCGGAGTAAATACTTTTTACAACCTAAGGTAA
- a CDS encoding FtsB family cell division protein: MTPTKASLLVTYICAGIYLGLLSESGIAERMRLEKELQNLNAEVERLVVENQGLEEKERRLKNDAYALEQEARKYYLLSETAHVLKFEETLSLTPEKPKAIPASLRTAGLSGDWKEPPLFLLRFFFISFSVFLILGVYFKLKRLQPMSNHKRLN, encoded by the coding sequence ATGACACCAACGAAAGCCTCTTTACTTGTAACGTATATTTGTGCTGGAATCTATCTCGGACTTTTGTCCGAGTCAGGGATTGCCGAACGTATGCGTCTTGAGAAAGAATTACAAAATCTCAATGCAGAGGTCGAGAGGCTTGTGGTCGAAAACCAAGGATTGGAAGAAAAAGAACGCCGCCTAAAAAATGATGCATATGCCTTAGAACAGGAAGCAAGAAAGTACTATCTACTCTCTGAAACTGCTCATGTATTGAAATTCGAAGAAACTTTATCCCTAACGCCAGAAAAACCAAAAGCGATTCCTGCATCACTCCGAACTGCAGGGCTTAGTGGGGATTGGAAAGAACCACCCCTCTTTTTATTACGTTTCTTTTTTATTTCTTTCAGTGTTTTCCTGATTCTAGGCGTTTACTTCAAGCTGAAACGCTTGCAACCTATGTCTAATCACAAAAGACTGAATTAA
- a CDS encoding ClpP family protease, whose amino-acid sequence MAEEETPEKEITETIQDLISDKNMGKKFLEKRKIFLWGPVTDESSKELTAKLMYLEMVDPGKPITFYINSPGGVVTSGLVVYDTMQMISSPVHTVCMGMAASMGSILLIGGKKGNRYIWPNGRVMIHQPSIGGQIQAPATDLLIHAQDIVKTKEKLNQMLADACGKTYEQLVEDTDRDYYMDADQALAYGIVDKIVNTIDVV is encoded by the coding sequence ATGGCAGAAGAAGAAACACCAGAAAAAGAAATCACCGAAACCATCCAAGATCTCATTAGCGATAAAAACATGGGAAAGAAGTTCCTGGAAAAAAGGAAAATTTTTCTCTGGGGTCCTGTCACTGACGAATCCTCCAAGGAGCTCACCGCCAAACTTATGTATTTGGAAATGGTAGATCCTGGAAAACCAATTACGTTTTATATCAATAGCCCTGGTGGTGTGGTTACTTCAGGCCTTGTTGTCTATGACACAATGCAAATGATTTCCTCACCAGTGCATACAGTATGTATGGGAATGGCAGCTTCTATGGGTTCTATCCTACTCATTGGCGGGAAAAAAGGAAATCGTTACATTTGGCCTAACGGTCGAGTGATGATCCACCAACCTTCCATTGGCGGACAGATCCAAGCTCCAGCTACGGATTTACTCATCCATGCTCAGGACATTGTCAAAACTAAGGAAAAACTCAATCAAATGTTAGCGGATGCATGTGGCAAAACCTACGAACAATTGGTCGAAGACACCGATCGAGATTATTATATGGATGCCGACCAAGCATTAGCTTACGGGATTGTAGATAAGATCGTAAACACAATTGACGTCGTCTAA
- a CDS encoding YheT family hydrolase has translation MTSSNREFKPRRFLEGRHLQTVYNVLFPPDNSLEDEYYSESILIPTNDGSGDHLWLEHNPPLSFVRKKASKWNGYYLLLIHGMEGSSESHYMVSVGKEALNRGYGVVRMNLRNCGRGLGIAKKPYNAGQSEDLDVVLKYIYQHFSRSIFVSGFSLSANLVIKFFGEKREHYSKAFSATSPPLDLKRSCDFIDSRAGNFYRDHFLDTMKEKVTSGVYEISDKMKERVLRSKSFFDFDDFFTAPISGYANVLEYYNICSSVKYLGGIKVPGLIVHADDDPVVPSEVWHEIRWKSYPLIQTVLTEKGGHVGFISDPSPDNPEGRWLPRILLDFFDSQIKS, from the coding sequence TTGACGTCGTCTAACAGAGAATTTAAACCAAGAAGATTTTTAGAAGGTAGACATTTACAAACTGTCTACAACGTACTCTTTCCTCCAGACAATTCTCTAGAGGATGAGTACTATTCAGAAAGTATCCTCATTCCCACAAACGATGGGTCTGGGGATCACCTTTGGTTGGAACACAACCCTCCTCTTTCTTTTGTTCGAAAAAAAGCCTCCAAATGGAATGGATATTACCTACTTCTCATTCATGGAATGGAAGGAAGTTCTGAATCTCATTATATGGTGAGTGTTGGAAAAGAAGCACTGAACCGCGGTTATGGGGTCGTACGAATGAATTTGCGTAACTGTGGTCGTGGCCTTGGGATTGCCAAAAAACCATATAATGCCGGCCAATCGGAAGATTTGGATGTTGTCTTAAAATACATTTATCAACATTTTTCAAGATCTATATTTGTTTCTGGTTTTTCTTTATCGGCCAATCTGGTGATCAAATTTTTTGGAGAAAAAAGGGAACACTATTCGAAGGCGTTTTCGGCCACATCCCCTCCTTTGGATCTAAAACGTAGTTGTGACTTTATTGATTCAAGAGCCGGAAATTTTTACCGAGATCATTTTTTGGATACTATGAAAGAAAAGGTAACATCTGGGGTTTATGAAATCTCAGATAAAATGAAAGAAAGAGTGTTACGCAGTAAGTCTTTTTTTGATTTTGATGATTTTTTCACAGCACCAATTTCTGGTTATGCGAATGTATTGGAATACTACAATATTTGTTCCAGTGTCAAATACCTTGGGGGAATCAAAGTTCCTGGCCTCATAGTCCATGCTGACGATGACCCTGTAGTTCCTTCTGAAGTTTGGCATGAAATTCGATGGAAATCCTACCCGCTCATACAAACGGTTCTTACGGAAAAAGGGGGACATGTTGGATTTATCAGTGACCCTTCTCCAGACAATCCAGAAGGAAGATGGCTTCCTCGGATCCTCCTCGATTTTTTTGATTCTCAAATCAAATCGTAA
- a CDS encoding TldD/PmbA family protein has translation MRNLLKECLAEESGFVELRYHHKESRSFFAERGRVESTALRKRTGVGVRVLEAGTWGFASTSEISKSSIQNAIQVAKKAARLSSALRKDKIPNLPKANFAVGDFIGKGIEDFRNRTVEEKLKLVLDIQNAAAKQSAKLQSVGCGYSEIYEEKAIVTTDGADSFFSMVRPEFRVSAVAKEDGKMESGSHSIGVTGGWDCLFRSQSPTEISDEACKTAVDLLSSSLPEGGLSTVILSPSIVGLLVHEAIGHTVEADFVLSGSVAQGKIGHRVGSDLVTLCDSGYSEYYEGAGGSIPVDDEGVIPTNTVIIKNGILSSYLHNRETAERFGVAPTGSARAWEYGDVPLIRMRNTFLMPGNSSLEEMIANTKDGYYLDGAKNGQADATGEFMFAVQKAYRIQNGKITDLLKGVTVSGLAFDVLQNVDMVSKEFKWDLGSGHCGKGQPAKVDAGGPYVRTKVLLGGK, from the coding sequence ATGCGAAACCTATTAAAAGAATGTTTGGCGGAAGAATCCGGATTCGTGGAACTAAGATACCACCATAAAGAAAGTCGTTCCTTCTTCGCCGAAAGGGGACGTGTGGAATCCACTGCCCTACGCAAAAGAACAGGTGTCGGTGTTCGAGTTTTGGAAGCGGGAACTTGGGGGTTTGCATCCACCAGTGAAATTTCCAAATCCTCCATCCAAAATGCCATCCAGGTAGCCAAAAAAGCGGCTCGCCTATCTTCAGCTCTCCGAAAAGATAAAATTCCGAATTTGCCAAAGGCAAATTTTGCTGTTGGTGATTTTATTGGCAAAGGGATTGAAGACTTTCGTAACCGCACGGTAGAGGAAAAACTAAAACTCGTTCTCGACATCCAAAATGCTGCCGCCAAACAATCAGCTAAGCTCCAGTCCGTGGGTTGTGGGTATTCTGAAATTTATGAAGAGAAAGCGATCGTGACTACCGACGGGGCTGATAGTTTTTTTAGTATGGTAAGACCAGAATTTCGAGTTTCCGCTGTCGCAAAAGAAGATGGAAAGATGGAATCAGGTTCTCATTCCATTGGTGTGACAGGTGGTTGGGACTGCCTCTTTCGTTCCCAGTCTCCCACAGAAATTTCCGACGAAGCCTGTAAAACAGCTGTGGATTTACTTTCCAGTTCTTTACCTGAAGGAGGTCTCTCCACTGTGATTTTATCTCCATCGATTGTAGGGCTTCTCGTGCACGAAGCCATTGGCCATACCGTAGAGGCAGACTTTGTTCTCTCAGGTTCTGTGGCCCAAGGAAAAATTGGTCATAGGGTTGGTTCCGACTTGGTGACGTTATGCGACTCTGGGTATTCGGAATATTACGAAGGAGCTGGTGGTTCCATTCCTGTAGATGATGAAGGAGTCATTCCTACAAACACAGTCATCATAAAAAATGGAATTCTATCCTCTTACCTCCACAACAGAGAAACAGCAGAACGATTTGGAGTGGCACCAACGGGATCGGCAAGGGCTTGGGAGTATGGTGATGTTCCTCTCATTCGCATGCGAAACACTTTCCTTATGCCCGGAAATTCTAGTTTGGAAGAGATGATTGCAAATACAAAAGATGGTTACTATCTGGATGGTGCCAAAAATGGCCAAGCAGATGCGACGGGTGAATTTATGTTTGCCGTTCAAAAAGCCTACCGCATCCAAAATGGAAAGATCACGGACCTCTTAAAAGGTGTGACGGTATCTGGTCTTGCCTTTGATGTTTTACAAAATGTAGATATGGTTTCCAAAGAATTCAAATGGGATTTGGGTTCGGGACATTGTGGGAAAGGACAACCTGCTAAAGTAGATGCGGGTGGACCTTATGTTCGCACAAAAGTATTATTAGGTGGTAAATAA